The following proteins are co-located in the Leucoraja erinacea ecotype New England chromosome 4, Leri_hhj_1, whole genome shotgun sequence genome:
- the kcnv1 gene encoding potassium voltage-gated channel subfamily V member 1, whose product MKSPNCSSWFLEDNEDHISVFSLESSVFCSEVHLNTNPLNTFRINVGGSRFILPHEILLSYPETRLGKLVTCEHDSVLDLCDDANFADNEYFFDRSSQTFKYIIHYYKTGKLHVNEELCAMSFLQEIEYWGIDELNIDICCRERYYRRKEINETLDIKCDTEVIQNEEEDFSGVICEKLRQKLWVIMEKPDSSKLAKTFGILSVAFVLISIANMALYSLEYTVLDPPLLNAVEYFCITWFTAEYLLRFLCIKNKCKFVKSLVNIIDLIAVIPFYITLSVEQLYGGSTELENVGKIVQILRLLRSLRMLKLGRHSTGLKSLGMTIALCYEEVGLLLLFLSVGISIFSSVEYAVEHTVPGTMFSSVPCAWWWATTSMTTVGYGDIRPETTIGKIIAFLCILTGILVLSLPIAIINDRFSTCYFTLKMKDAALRHHDALKRLTKNTAFDPVVNVNLRDIYARSIMEMLRIKNRERASTRSSAGDDIW is encoded by the exons ATGAAGTCCCCCAAttgttcttcttggtttcttgaggACAATGAAGATCACATTTCTGTCTTCTCTCTGGAATCCAGTGTATTTTGCAGTGAAGTGCATTTGAATACAAACCCTTTAAACACCTTTAGAATAAATGTCGGTGGCAGCAGGTTCATTCTACCACATGAAATACTGTTGTCCTATCCTGAAACACGCTTGGGAAAACTGGTTACATGTGAACATGATTCTGTTCTGGATCTATGCGATGATGCCAACTTTGCAGACAATGAATATTTCTTTGATCGTAGTTCTCAGACATTCAAGTACATTATACATTATTATAAAACTGGAAAGCTGCATGTAAACGAAGAACTTTGTGCAATGTCATTTTTGCAAGAAATTGAATACTGGGGAATAGATGAACTTAACATTGACATTTGCTGCCGAGAAAGATATTACAGACGGAAAGAAATTAATGAAACTTTAGATATAAAGTGCGACACAGAAGTGATTCAGAATGAAGAGGAAGATTTCTCTGGAGTGATTTGTGAAAAACTAAGGCAAAAGCTGTGGGTCATAATGGAAAAACCCGATTCTTCAAAGCTAGCCAAAACATTTGGAATCCTTTCTGTAGCCTTTGTTCTAATTTCCATTGCAAATATGGCTCTCTATTCTCTTGAATATACTGTACTGGATCCCCCTTTGTTGAATGCAGTTGAATATTTTTGCATCACCTGGTTCACTGCGGAATATCTACTAAGATTTCTATGCATAAAAAACAAGTGCAAGTTTGTTAAGAGTTTGGTGAATATTATTGACCTCATTGCTGTGATCCCATTTTACATCACATTGTCGGTGGAGCAACTTTATGGAGGTTCGACAGAACtggaaaatgttgggaaaattGTGCAGATCCTGAGATTACTGAGATCACTACGCATGTTGAAACTTGGCAGACACTCAACAG GTCTGAAATCCCTAGGAATGACCATCGCTCTATGTTACGAAGAAGTTGGCCTACTTCTGCTTTTTCTCTCTGTGGGTATTTCCATCTTCTCTTCAGTGGAGTATGCCGTGGAGCACACGGTCCCAGGCACAATGTTCTCCAGCGTcccttgtgcatggtggtgggcaACAACATCCATGACTACTGTGGGCTACGGGGATATCCGGCCGGAAACCACAATCGGGAAGATAATTGCCTTTTTATGTATTTTGACTGGTATTCTGGTATTGTCGCTACCCATTGCTATTATCAATGATAGGTTCTCCACTTGCTACTTCACCTTGAAGATGAAAGATGCAGCCCTTCGACACCACGATGCTCTGAAGAGGCTCACCAAGAATACAGCATTTGACCCGGTTGTCAATGTTAATTTGCGAGATATTTATGCTCGCAGCATTATGGAGATGTTGCGGATCAAGAACAGGGAGAGAGCTAGTACCAGAAGCAGTGCCGGGGATGACATATGGTGA